AATACATGAACGATGGGATTTGGCTATTTCGGAAAGCGTCTTTGAAGGATCGATATTTCTGACCTCAAGAGATATCTGATCGTCTGTTTTTTTGTATATTGTAAGGTATGAATCATCACCTGAGGACTGAAGAATTTTTATAAAAAATTCTGTAAGCTTCTCTACAGGACTTTCCTTAAAATCTCCTTTTTCAAGCTTTGCTTCACGTATCGCTTCTGCAATTCTTAAGAGATCATCTGATATTTCATCGGTTTTCTGATATAAAGTGCCGTTAAGGATGTATCTTGTAAATATTGATGGATCAAACCAGTCCTCCTGTTTGATTGAGCGTTTAAGACTCACCATGAAATTCTGAATCTGGGGAATTAGGTTTAACACTGCTTCAACTCCGCCAATCCTCCCTCTCATATGTGAAAGTTCATTTTGGGCAAGTTCAAGTGAGGACTCACTAAGTGTAACCGTCTGAATGCTCTGTACAGTTTCTCCACAGTTGTGGGCTTCATCAATCAGAAGAATTGTATTTTCCGGTTCTATTCCAATTGTCTGATACATCTGCTCTCTTATTGTTTCATCAAAGAGATGGTGGAAGTTTAACAAAATTACATCTGCATCACGTGCCGCCTGAAGCATAACTTCATAGGGGCAGATTTCCCCACAGATTTCATGTATCTTTTCAGGCGAAACAATTCTTCTTGAGGCCTGTTCTGCTTTTGTTTTCAGAGAGTTTGAAGGAACCATTTTAAGTCCTTCTCCTCCCTCGACATATATTTTTGAGCGGATGAAATACGGGCATAACAAAGGATGTTCAGAATCCTGGTGGCGAAGCTGTGTTTTAAGCACAGGATCATTTGCAGGAATGAGTGAACCTCTATGCGCGCGATCTCGCATGAGAGATGTTGAAAAAGCTTTTAATCCCTCACACATCCGGTAAATATCGCCTTCTCCGCCCATCATACACATTTTGCGTTTCCCAACAAGATATGCAACTTTAAGATGGCCTTTCTTTCTTTTAATTAGTTCAAGCTCTCTGATGA
The genomic region above belongs to Methanomicrobium antiquum and contains:
- a CDS encoding ATP-dependent DNA helicase, with the protein product MDCPDDWFPYETYRPHQKEMLDLASECVSNNQICMIDAPTGSGKSSILSALIPKAKGKKILVAVRTVSQLNTFIRELELIKRKKGHLKVAYLVGKRKMCMMGGEGDIYRMCEGLKAFSTSLMRDRAHRGSLIPANDPVLKTQLRHQDSEHPLLCPYFIRSKIYVEGGEGLKMVPSNSLKTKAEQASRRIVSPEKIHEICGEICPYEVMLQAARDADVILLNFHHLFDETIREQMYQTIGIEPENTILLIDEAHNCGETVQSIQTVTLSESSLELAQNELSHMRGRIGGVEAVLNLIPQIQNFMVSLKRSIKQEDWFDPSIFTRYILNGTLYQKTDEISDDLLRIAEAIREAKLEKGDFKESPVEKLTEFFIKILQSSGDDSYLTIYKKTDDQISLEVRNIDPSKTLSEIAKSHRSCIMISGTLSPVESYKLLYFGELDVKTLSLPNAFPKENRLIFCAKDITSAFSMRRDRDNQNRILDYINTFAGLKGNLAVYFPSYDMLKTFTANIPKKLKGKDVFIESQDSAQATSDLKVFMSLPEVNRSGIIFGVCGGKWSEGLDYRGEMLNGAIVIGLPLAPFNDVRKMINDYFKNKFGKEGEFLSYTLPAINKAIQALGRVLRTPEDRGVLLLGEERFLDDSVKKGLPPWMQDELTECTINEFKSGISKWR